The Silene latifolia isolate original U9 population chromosome Y, ASM4854445v1, whole genome shotgun sequence sequence TCGGGTGTTTCAGTTTATTGATGGCTTGAAGGAGTGGGCGCAACGAGAAATCATGCGACATCGACCAGAGTCCCTCTCGGTTGCGATGGCAGCGGCTGAAAGGCTAGTTGACTATTACACGGAGCGCGAAACCTCCCAGAAGAAGGGATTCGCTACAACGGGCGGAAGCAACCAAAGGTTTGGAGGGACGACTTCATAAGCAAGACATCCCTCTACGGGTAATAGTCGGTTCCGTCCTGGAGGTGATAATATGAGATGGGGTCCGGCGAACTCTACTCCAACCTCTTCTAAGGGTAGTAATTCTGAAGCGTCGACTGCCAGGAAGCCGTTAGCGTGCTTCCTTTGTAAAGGACCACACCGAATGTCTGAGTGCCCTCATCAGGGGGAGTTCAACGCCCTCAAGAAGAATTTGTCCAAGATGTCAGTAGAACAGAATCGCGAGGGGACAGACCAGGATGCAGAGGGGTGCGATGATGATGAGGCCAGTGAGAAAGGAGAAATGACTCGAATGGGAGCAGACCACATAATGTGCAATGGGCAAGGGCGCTGAGCGCTCCGAGACCAAGTCCACGGAACTGATGTACGTGGAGATAAGCGTCAATGGGAAGGCTACTCGAGCTATGATAGATACATGGGCCTCCCATAATTTCGTCACGCCCGACGAAGCGAAGAGACTCGAAATGAAGTTGAACCGAGGAGAAGGAAGCATGAAAGCTGTCAATTCCAAGGCCTTGCCGATTCAGGGTTTGGCTAGAGAAGTGGTGATCAAGATGGGCGAATGGACGGGGAAGCTCGACTTCACCAGCCTCCTGATGGATGACTTCAAGATCGTCCTCGGCATGGATTTTCTGAAGCAAACCCCGACCTTTCTGGCGCCCCACAATGGGTCTTTAATAATGGTGGGATCAAAATCATGTCTTGTGAAAGCTGTTGAAGCTGACCGAAAGCAAAAGGGGCCACTCCTCTCGACAATGCAGTTGAAGAGGGGACTTCAAAAGGGAGAGCCTACATACTTGTGTACCGTGTCCATGAAAGAAGATACCCTTGCTGAATGCATAGAACCACAAGTAGAGAAGGTGCTAGAAGACAATAAGGACTTGATGCCCGATCAGTTACCTATGAGTCTGCCACCCCGACGTTCGGTAGACCATCAAATTGAATTACTCCCGGGCACAAGACCTCTTGCTCGAGGGCCATATCGGATGACACCTCCCAAACTAGCGGAACTACGATGACAGCTAGACGATTTGATTCGCTCTGGGTCGATACGACCTTCGAAAGCTCCCTATGGAGCCCCTGTGCTCTTCCAGAAGAAACAGGACGGTAGTCTGAGATTGTGTATCGACTACCGGTCTCTGAACAAGCTGACGGTGAGGAACCGCTACCCCATCCCATTGGTAGCggatttgttcgatcaattaCAAGACGCTGTATACTTCACCAAGCTCGACCTGAGGTCTGGTTATCATCAAGTTCGAATTGCCGAAGGAGATGAGCCGAAGACTACTTGTGTGACGAGGTATGGGTCTTTCGAATGGTTGGTCATGTCCTTTGGCTTGACGAACGCACCTGCAACGTTTTGTACGTTGATGAACCATGTTTATCACAAGTACCTGGACAAATTCATGGTGGTATATCTGGACGATATCGTTGTATATAGTCGTCATTGGCTGAACACGTAAAACACTTGGAGTTGGTGTTCGCGAAGCTACGAGAGAACCATCTATtcgtgaaaaaaagaaaaatgtgaATTTTCCCAACCCGAAGTGAATTTCCTTGGTCACATAGTGGGCAAAGGCAAATTGATGATGGATCCAAAGAAGATTGCCGCTATCAAGGACTGGGGAACCCTAAGGAGTGTGTCTGAGCTCCGCTCTTTCTTGGGGCTCGCAAACTACTATCGAAGATTCATCTGAGCGTACTCAAAAATTGTTGCCCCGCTCACCGACTTGCTGAAGAAGGATAATAAGTGGGAGTGGTCTGTCGACAAGAAGAGGGCCTTTGAGAAGCTCAAGGAAGCGGTGGTTCAGGAGACGGTGTTGGCGTTGCCGGATATCACGAAGCCTTTTGAAGTTGAGATGGATGCATCTGATTACGCCttccggggggggggggggtgctaCTCAAGAGGGTCACCCATTGGTTTTCGAGAGCAGAAATTTTAATGGAGCCGAGACTCGTTATGCGGTACAAGAGAAGGAACTCCTAGATATTGTTCATTGCTTGCGGGGATGGAGGCACTATCTCTTGGGATCGAAGTTCGTTGTCAAGACTGACAATACCGCAGCATCTCACTTCTTGACTCAAAGGTGAACAGTAACAAGCTAGATGACAAGAATTGTTGGCGAGTTTGATGTGGAATTCGCTTACGGACCGGAGCCGCGAACAGTCGCCGATGCCCTCACCAAGATGTGATTTGGCCACATTGCACACGATTGCTCATTTGTCTACCACCACAGTGGCTACTGATATTCAGGCTAAGGTGAAAGAGCACCTCGACCAGGACCCGGTGGCAAGGAATCTGAAACAATTAGCCATCGAAGGGAAGATTCGCAAATTTTGGATGGAGGATGGCCTCTTGTTCACGAAGGGACAACGGATCTTTGTTCCAAAAGCGACAGGGCTGCGAAAGATTCTCTTGCAAGAGTGCCACGATACATTGTGGGCAGGTCATCCGGGGTGGCAGAGAACCTTATGCCTACTGAAGAGAAGCTAGTACTGGTCGCAAATGAAGGATGATGTGATGGAGGACATAAAGACCTGTCTGATCTGCCAGCAAGACAAGGGAGAGAAACAGAAGCCGAGAGGGCTACTAAATCCTTTACCGGTACCAACTCGTCCATGGGAAAGTATCTCGATGGACTTCATATCTGGGTTACCGAAGGTAGGGGCTCCCAGCGTGATCCTTGTCGTTGTGGATCGCTTCTCGAAGTATGCCACATTCATTCCCCTTCCGAAGACGTGCAGTGCGGAAGAGACGGCCACGATGTTCTTCAACAATGTTGTGAAATATTGGGGACTACCTCAAAGTATAGTCAGTGATCGCGACTCTCGCTTCACGGGACTATTTTGGGGAGAGTTGTTCCAGCTCCTGGGCTCTAAACTTCAGATGTCCTCAAGTTACCATCCTCAAACAGATGGCCAGACGGAGAGATTCAATAGCATGTTGGAAGAGTACTTGAGACATTTTTTGGGCACAACTCAGATTGAGTGGGTGCGCCTCCTAGATGTTGCCCAGTTCTGTTTTAATGTTCAAACGAGCTCCTCTTCTAACAAGAGCCCATTTGATCTTGTCACAGGTCAACAACCATTATTGCCTCCCACAGTTGCAGATTTTTATGGTGGCCGGACGAAGAAAGCTCACGAGTTTGCTAAAGAATTGAATGTCAATGCTGAGATTGCTCGCGCTTACTTGGAGAAGGCATCCCGCCGCATGAAGAAGTGGGTAGATGAGAACCGGAAGCCAAGAGAGTTCAAGGTAGGCGACATGGTCATGCTGAAGTTGAATAAGGAGCAGATGAGATTTCTTAGGGGAAGAGACAAGCGGCTGGTGCGAAAGTATGAAGGGCCCATCCAAGTGATCAAGCGgattggggaagttgcttacaaGCTTGACCGCCCTGCCTGGATGAAGTGTCACCCAGTCTTCTATGTGAGCTGCTTGAAGCCGTATCATCCAGATCCTGAAGATCCAACCCGCAACAAGAGCAAGCGCGCCAACATCCATTCCAATCAACTTCTAGCAACATCAGCCGACTAATCCAGTCTTGAAGACTTGAAGAGTTCCAGCGTTGCCGAGgacggcaacagattaggtgggggagagggTGACGATCCGCATACTTCGAACCCTTAGGTTTATTTATGCTATGTAGTTTCATTTCCTCTTatatatttttagtaaatactttcctagtttagcatagtttttatttccataaataggtatatcgctattctacacttttaatgtttcctgctaccaggatgtaactatCAAATTTCCCACTTTGGGGAGTACTAGTCAATCAAAATCTACTTTCCCCTAAGTTGCCTTCTTATTGTTTGTTGTTGCTTTCTTGTGAACGACTCTTGCCTTCACTTCACTAACAAGCCCGTGTGTGTCGATCGAGACTAGGATTCCGACACCCAcaaccgagaccgattacgaatgcactagtgcttgacaaacactagtgcttgatgctctcgcttgcattcttgtcgagtgtttagacaagggtgcgcgtcacgccccgactcaaagtttcagatcgtgacactaggccacggccaggccatcaGCAGGCCACGAGGCCCACGACCATGCCATCAGCAGGCCACTCAGCCCCCAAATAGCCACCGATACAACCCCCCGACTAGCTCCTACGACTACCTAAGCAAGACAGCCACCATCACGTCTCAAAACAGTCCACGCGACCAACCATTTCACGGCTGCCCGACAGTCCATAAAAAACCACCAAACCCGTACAAAAAGCCATCAACAAAAACGTGTAACAACAACCAAAACGAGACCACAAACTCAAcatggcagcttctgatgctacaacgtactcagcctccgtgGTAGAATCCGCAATCAGAGCTTCCTTGAAGCTTTTCCAGCTGATGACACCACCATTAAGCATGTACACAAATCCACTTTGTGATTTCAtttcatctctatctgtttgaaatcTTGAGTCttt is a genomic window containing:
- the LOC141630238 gene encoding uncharacterized protein LOC141630238, with translation MYVEISVNGKATRAMIDTWASHNFVTPDEAKRLEMKLNRGEGSMKAVNSKALPIQGLAREVVIKMGEWTGKLDFTSLLMDDFKIVLGMDFLKQTPTFLAPHNGSLIMVGSKSCLVKAVEADRKQKGPLLSTMQLKRGLQKGEPTYLCTVSMKEDTLAECIEPQVEKVLEDNKDLMPDQLPMSLPPRRSVDHQIELLPGTRPLARGPYRMTPPKLAELR